CGGTAGCTGTTGATGTAGGTGTTGGTCAGGATGCGGTACAGCCAGGCCTTGAGGTTCGTGCCCTTCTTGAAGGAGGCGAACGCCGCATAGGCCTTCAGGTAGGTCTCCTGAACCAGGTCCTCGGCATCGGCGGGGTTGCGCGTCATCCGCATCGCCGCCGAGTAGAGCTGGTCCAGCAGGGGCATGGCGTCCCGCTCGAACCGCTCGACCCGCTCCCGGATGTCTTCCGTGCCGCTCGCGGAGTCGGTGTCGACAGTGCTGTCGACCGTGGGCTCCGCGGGCTGCTGTGTACTCGGCAAACCGTTCCCCTCCTGGTCGGCGTCGACGCCCCGCGACCTGCGGGTGGTATCCGTGACCGGATACGCATACGACAGTTCCGAGGATACGCGCACGTCAGGCCGGGAGCCGGACGCGGCCGATCGCGCGGCACGGACGGTCTTCGGAGCAACTTCGGTCAGCACATCCGGTACCAACACCGGCCGCCCCGGCCGAATTCCCGGTCGAACCCGCCATGGGCGCGCTCTACGCTGGCGTCCGTGGCAGGCAAAGGCACCCCGGCGACCGCCCTGCTGGCGAAGCGGCAGGTGTGGCATGCGCTGCACTCCTACGAACACGACCCGCGACAGGACTCCTACGGCGCGGAGGCGGCCGAGGCGCTCGGCCTGGACCCCGAACGGGTGTTCAAGACCCTGGTCGCCGAGGTGGACGGCACGCTGACCGTGGGTGTGGTTCCGGTCACCGGCCAGCTCGATCTCAAGGCGCTGGCCGCGGCGGTGGGCGGCAAGAAGGCCAGGATGGCCGAGGTGGCGGCGGCCCAGCGCGCCACCGGCTACGTGGCAGGCGGGATCTCCCCGCTCGGGCAGCGCGGCAACCTGCCCATCGTGGTGGACGCCACCGCCGAGCTGTTCGACACGGTGCACTGCTCGGCAGGCAGGCGCGGGCTCGAGGTGGAGCTGGCCCCTGCCGACCTGATCCGGCTCACCGGGGCCGTGGTCGCCGAGATCGCCTGCTGATGGCCTCCCCGCAGGAGGGAGCCCCTCCCCTGCGCGCGGGAGGCGTGCACCGGACCGGGAACGCGATCGTGACCGCATGACGACCGCGAGTACCGTGACCGCCGGCACGGTGGCCGTCCCGCGCTGGGCGAAGGTGGCCGCGTACGCGGCGGCGCTGAGCACGGTGCCGTCCTGCCTGTGGCGGATCGCACTGGGCCTGCAGGTCCCGCTGGGCTTCACCGAGGCCGAGCTGCGCGCGCTGGACATCCCCGGATCGGGGACGGCCTACGTGTTCGGGCTCAGCGTCCTGGCCCAGGGTTTCGCGCTGCTGACACTCGGGCTGGTGCAGCGCTGGGGTGAGACGATTCCGCGCTGGGTACCGGCGCTGGGTGGCAGGCGGATCCCGCCGCTGGCGGCGATCATCCCGGCCCTGCTGGGCGCCGTCGCGGTCACCGTTATGATCGGCCAATGGGCGCTGAGCTGGGGCGATCCCAGCGCCGACATGCCGAACGTCGCACTGGTGCAGGACGGCGCCTACAGCGTGCTGATGACCGCCTGCTACGCCCCGCTGCTGCTCTGGGGCCCGCTGCTGGCCGTGGTCACCGTGCACTACCGGCGACGGAGGGGAACCCGCTAGACCAGCGGGCGCAGCACCCGTCCGAGCCATTCACCGGTGGCCCTGGCGATCCCGTCCAGGTCGGCGCGCAGGCTGTGGTCCCCATCGAGCAGGACCAGCTCGTGGTGGTTGCCCGCCTCCGGGCGGCCGAACGGGTCCCGCTCCCCCTGCACGATCAGGGCCGGTACCTCCACGGCGTCCAGCTCGGCCTGCCGGGTCTTCTCCGGCTTGCCTGGCGGGTGCAGCGGGAAGGCCAGGCACAGCACCGCGGCCACCTGCGCGGCGGCCGCCGTGCGGCAGGCCACCCTGGCGCCCGAGGACCGGCCCCCGAACACCATGGGCAGGTCGTCGAACCACCGGCCGGACAGCTCCTCGGCCACCGTCAGCCAGGCGGTGTCCAGCTGGTTCGCCGGTGCGGGCGCCCGCCTGCCGGCGACCCGGTACGGCTGCTCGACCAGCGCGACATGCACCCCGGCGGCCTGGGCCGCCCTGGTGGCGGCCACCAGGTCCGGGGCGTCGATCCCGCCACCCGCGCCGTGGCCGAGCAGCAGCGCCGCGACCCCCTCCTCGGCACAGTGCAGCTCGGCACGCGCGGGGCCGTGCACGGTGTCGATCTCCAGGCGGGTCATGGACGCTAGCTGGTCGGCAGGTCGAACAGCCCGCCATCCAGGTCGGCGGGCTCCGGGTCCACCCGCTCGATGAGCTCGGGCCCGTTGTTGCGGACGTTGTTCACCTTGGTGGAAACCGGGCGCAACTCCAGCCGGTCCACCAGGTCCCGATCCGGCTCGCCCAGCAGGCCGGTGACCTCCGTGGTGTCCGGGTCGAGCCAGGTCGCCCAGGACGTGCTCGGCATCAGCAGCGGCATCCGGTGGTGGATGTCGGCGAGCTGGCCGACCGCGTCCGTGGTGATGACCGAACAGGTGATCAGTGGCGGCGCGTCCGGGTCGGCCTTCGGATCACGCCAGGTCTCCCAGAGCCCCGCCATCGCCAGCGAGGAGCCGTCCCGGGTGGTCATGAAGAACGGGTCCTTGGGTGCCTTCTTCTTGTCGGTCTTCTGCTCGCCGTGCTGGCCGGCTCCCGGCGACACCCGCCACTCGAACCAGCCGTCCGCGGGATCAGGCAGCGACGGCGGCTGAGCGCCTTACGGAAGGCGGGCTTCTCCATGGCCGACTCCGCCCTGGTGTTGATCATGCGGTTGCCCACGGCGGGGTCCTTGGCCCAGAACGGCACCAGGCCCCAGCGCATCACCCGGATGCTGCGCACGGCGGGCTCGTCCTCGAGGACCTTGCCCTCGTCGTCTCGCGGATGCCGCTGCACCACGGTCAGCACGTTCTTCGTCGGCGCGACGTTGTAGTTCGGCGAGTAGTTCTCGGACGGGGCAGCACCCTCCGTCCCGTCGACCGCGTCGAACTCGGCGGCCAGCTTGGCCGGGTTCTTCGTCGCGGCGTAACGGCCACACATCGGCCGACCTCCTCTTCACCCGGTGAGGTGCACGTCTGCCCTGGTGCGAAACATCCTGGCACGGCCCACCGACAGATCGCGAGTCACGCGCGTTGGCCCGCCCGGCCCGATGGGGGATCATCGTCACTGCGCGGCGAACCGAGTCGCCGCAGGGAACCCGCAGGAGGGATGGAGGGGTTTGGCCCGCAGGGACTGGCGCACGCTGGACGAGTCCGACGTCCGGGTACGCCCTGGCAAGGGCAGCAGACCGCGCAGCAAGCTCCGTCCAGCCCACGCCGACGCGGCAGCCGCGATGGTGCTCGCCGTGGACCGGGGCCGGTGGACCTGCGCGGTGGACTGCGACCCGGACCGGGTGGTGACCGCCATGCGCGCCCGCGAACTCGGGCGGACGCCGGTGGTGGTCGGGGACAACGTGCGGCTGGTCGGCGACGTCAGCGGCAGGCCGGACACCCTGGCCAGGATCGTGCGGGTTGACGAGCGCAGCAGCGTGCTGCGCAGGACCGCGGACGATACCGACCCCTACGAGCGCATCGTGGTCGCCAACGCGGAGCAACTGCTGATCGTCACCGCGCTGGCCGACCCGCCACCGCGGACCGGGTTCATCGACCGCTGCCTCGTCGCCTGCTACACGGGTGGGCTCGAGCCCCTGCTCTGCCTGACCAAGGCCGACCTCGCCACGCCGGACGAGCTGCTGGCCGGTTACGCGGACCTGGCGGTGCCCGCGGTGGTCACCCGGCACGACGAGGACTCACCCGAGCTGGCCGAACGGCTGCGCGGCCGGGTGTCGGCCCTGGTCGGGCACTCAGGGGTGGGCAAGTCCACCCTGGTCAACCGCATGGTGCCGGAAGCGGACCTGGCCACCGGCGTGGTCAGCGCGATCGGCAAGGGGAGGCACACCTCGGTCGGGGCGGTCGCGCTGGCCCTGCCCGACGGCGGCTGGGTGGTGGACACGCCGGGGATCCGGTCCTTCGGCCTGGCCCATGTGACCGCCGACGACATCGTCGGTGCCTTCCCCGAGTTCGCCGAGGCCGCCGAGGAGTGCCCCTCCGGCTGCGGGCACCTCGGCCCGCCGGGCGATCCGGACTGCGCACTGGACGCCGTGCTGGCCGAGGACACCAGCACCGCTGCCACCGCGGGCAGGCTGGCCTCCCTGCGCAGATTGCTGTCCTCACGCGCGGGCATCGAACCGTGACCGGCCGAACTTTTCCGGCCGAAGTCCACGGAGTGATCGCGGGCATGAAACCATGGAGGCGGTTCAGACGTCACACTCGTGTACGACACGAGCCAAAATGGAAGCAGGCGATCGCATGCGCAAGACGGCCCTCGCGGCTGGGGGTTTCGCATTGGTCCTCGCGCTCACCGGTTGCGGTGGCGAGAGCATCGAGGGTCAGGCGCAGACCTACGGTAATGCACAGGAGCTGGTCCAGGCCGCTCTGACCGGCACCGAGAAGAGCCAGACCGCGAAGTTCAGCTTCGATATGAACGTCGCCGGAATGACCATGAAGGCCAATGGCGAGGGTCGCTTCGACAGTGAGAACCCGGCCATGTCGATGACGATGGACATGCTCGGCCAGAACATCGAGCTGCGGCTGGTCGACGACGCGCTGTACCTCAAGCAGCCGCAGGCCACCGGGGACAAGCCCTGGACCAAGGCCAGCAAGGACGGCACCGACCCGATGTCCCGCGCGATGGGCGGCAGCATCGAGCAGATGACCTCGCAGATGGACGTGCGCAACGCGCTCGACCAGATCAAGGCGGCCGGCACGATCACCAGCAGCGAGCAGACCGAGCTGAACGGGCAGCCCGCGACGCACTACGTGGTCGAGCTCGACTTCCAGAAGCTGCTGGAGCAGGAGTCCGCCAGCCTGCCGCAGGGCGTGAACGAGCAGATGGCAGGCAAGCTCGACAAGCTGCCGATGGAGCTGTGGCTGAGCGCCGACGAGCTGCCGCTGCAGGTCACCATGGACATGGCCAAGGTGATGGAGGCCGCGGGCGCACCCGCGGGGCAGGGCGGCAAGGTCACCATGACGTACTCCGACTGGGGGGCGCCGGTGAACATCGAGGCGCCGCCTGCCGACCAGGTCCAGGGGAACTGACCCGGTTCAGCACCGAAAACGGCCCTCGCCCGCGCGGCGAGGGCCGTTTCGTACGCGGCGGACGTTCCGTCGATTCCGGAAAAGACCGGCGGGATGTCGTACCGCTGTGCCAACCTTGTCCCGGTACTGACCTCGTCTCGGCGCACCCGCCGACATCAGGCATGGGAAAGGAACGGCACGGAAGTGCGTAGGACCGGGCGTGGGCTCTGCCTGCTGTCGCTGGCGCTCACGCTCACCGCTTGCGGCGGCGACGCCGTACGGGGGCAGGCGCAAACGTTCGCTTCCGCCCATGAGCTGGCCGACGCGGTGCGCGCGAACCTGGTGAGCAAGCCGACCGCCAACTACACCTTCGAGATGGACATCGGCGGGGAGAAGACCACGGCCACCGGCACGGGCCGCTTCTTCGCCGGCTCCAGGGCCATCTCGATGACCATGGATGTGCGGGGCCGCCCGGTCGAGATGCGCTTCGTTGACGGCACGCTCTACGTCCGGCAACCGGACGGCAAGACGTGGAGCGTGGCCACCCCGGACGAGGTGGACCCTGCCACTCAGCTGCTCGGTATGCAG
The sequence above is drawn from the Amycolatopsis aidingensis genome and encodes:
- the ybaK gene encoding Cys-tRNA(Pro) deacylase, translated to MAGKGTPATALLAKRQVWHALHSYEHDPRQDSYGAEAAEALGLDPERVFKTLVAEVDGTLTVGVVPVTGQLDLKALAAAVGGKKARMAEVAAAQRATGYVAGGISPLGQRGNLPIVVDATAELFDTVHCSAGRRGLEVELAPADLIRLTGAVVAEIAC
- a CDS encoding alpha/beta hydrolase family protein; the encoded protein is MTRLEIDTVHGPARAELHCAEEGVAALLLGHGAGGGIDAPDLVAATRAAQAAGVHVALVEQPYRVAGRRAPAPANQLDTAWLTVAEELSGRWFDDLPMVFGGRSSGARVACRTAAAAQVAAVLCLAFPLHPPGKPEKTRQAELDAVEVPALIVQGERDPFGRPEAGNHHELVLLDGDHSLRADLDGIARATGEWLGRVLRPLV
- the rsgA gene encoding ribosome small subunit-dependent GTPase A, which produces MARRDWRTLDESDVRVRPGKGSRPRSKLRPAHADAAAAMVLAVDRGRWTCAVDCDPDRVVTAMRARELGRTPVVVGDNVRLVGDVSGRPDTLARIVRVDERSSVLRRTADDTDPYERIVVANAEQLLIVTALADPPPRTGFIDRCLVACYTGGLEPLLCLTKADLATPDELLAGYADLAVPAVVTRHDEDSPELAERLRGRVSALVGHSGVGKSTLVNRMVPEADLATGVVSAIGKGRHTSVGAVALALPDGGWVVDTPGIRSFGLAHVTADDIVGAFPEFAEAAEECPSGCGHLGPPGDPDCALDAVLAEDTSTAATAGRLASLRRLLSSRAGIEP
- a CDS encoding LolA-like protein, with the translated sequence MRKTALAAGGFALVLALTGCGGESIEGQAQTYGNAQELVQAALTGTEKSQTAKFSFDMNVAGMTMKANGEGRFDSENPAMSMTMDMLGQNIELRLVDDALYLKQPQATGDKPWTKASKDGTDPMSRAMGGSIEQMTSQMDVRNALDQIKAAGTITSSEQTELNGQPATHYVVELDFQKLLEQESASLPQGVNEQMAGKLDKLPMELWLSADELPLQVTMDMAKVMEAAGAPAGQGGKVTMTYSDWGAPVNIEAPPADQVQGN